The Alistipes finegoldii DSM 17242 DNA segment CGGCGGCGAGCGTCCGTTCGTGGTGACGGGCCTTTACGAGCGGTATCTGCCGATGGACATTTACCCGATGTACCTGCTCAAGGCGTGTCTCGCCGGCGACATCGACAAGATGGAAAACCTCGGCATCTACGAAGTGGTCGAAGAGGATTTCGCGCTTTGCGAGTTCGTCGATCCCTCGAAGATCGAGATTCAGCAGATCATCCGCGACGGTATTAACTTAATGATTAAGGAGGCTTAACGATGAGCGCATTACGCAATTTAGTAGACAAGCTCAAGCCCACGTTCACCAAGGGTGGCAAGCTGGGCTTCTTGGAATCGACGTTCGATGCGTTCGAAACGTTCCTGTTCGTACCCGACACGACGACTTCCAAAGGCGCGCATATCCGCGACTGCAACGACATGAAGCGTACGATGATCATGGTGGTAGTCGCCCTGATGCCGGCGCTTCTGTTCGGTTTCTATAACACGGGTTACATGCACTTCCTCTCGCAGGGCGTGCAGCCCGAATTCTGGGCTTCGCTCTGGTTCGGATTCCTCAAGGTGCTCCCCCTGATCGTCGTTTCGTACGTCGTGGGTCTGGGCATCGAGTTCGCATTCGCCCAGTTCCGCGGCCACGAGGTCAACGAGGGCTTCTTGGTGTCGGGTCTGCTGATCCCGATGATCATGCCGGTGGACATTCCGCTCTGGATGGTGGCTCTCTCGACCGCCTTCGCCGTCGTCTTCGGCAAGGAGGTGTTCGGCGGTACGGGCATGAACGTCTTCAATCCCGCGCTGCTGGCGCGCGCCTTCGCCTTCTTCGCCTATACGCCCTCGATGTCGGGCGCGACGGTGTGGATCGCGGGCATGACCTCCGGCGAGGGCGTGGTGGA contains these protein-coding regions:
- a CDS encoding NADH:ubiquinone reductase (Na(+)-transporting) subunit B, which encodes MSALRNLVDKLKPTFTKGGKLGFLESTFDAFETFLFVPDTTTSKGAHIRDCNDMKRTMIMVVVALMPALLFGFYNTGYMHFLSQGVQPEFWASLWFGFLKVLPLIVVSYVVGLGIEFAFAQFRGHEVNEGFLVSGLLIPMIMPVDIPLWMVALSTAFAVVFGKEVFGGTGMNVFNPALLARAFAFFAYTPSMSGATVWIAGMTSGEGVVDGFSGATALENLSTTGQMGYSAMDAFLGFIPGCVGETSTLAILIGAAILLFTGVASWRTMVSVFVGGLAMGYLFQALGVTTYPAWWHLIVGGFAFGAVFMATDPVTSAQTDKGKYIVGLMTGALAVLIRVVNPAYPEGMMLSILFMNALAPLVDYYVVEANISRRKKRVKLAK